One Kitasatospora sp. NBC_01266 genomic window carries:
- a CDS encoding FAD-dependent oxidoreductase: protein MTTEPTTHHPIAVVGAGLGGLVLARVLHVHGIEAAVHELDPAPTARAQGGMLDIHQESGQAALRAADLHEEFRALIHAGGEELRILDRHAVLRLREEDTGDGGRPEVDRGRLRALLLASLPQGTIRWGAKVTAAVGLGDGRHRVTLADGSAFSTDLLVGADGAWSKIRPLVSDASPAYTGISLVELDLVDADTRHPVSAALVGGGMFFALGDGRGFLAHREPDGSVHAYTALRAPRGWHTAIDFTDAEAAKAALLEHFDGWDERLRSLIADADGALVPREIHALPVGHHWQPTPGVTLLGDAAHLMSPFAGEGANLAMLDGAELAAAIATHPGDPAAALARYEQALFPRSEAAAADSAANLIRCFSPTAPQELLDLFAAHRTTG from the coding sequence ATGACCACCGAGCCCACCACCCATCACCCGATCGCCGTGGTCGGCGCCGGCCTCGGCGGCCTGGTGCTCGCCCGGGTGCTGCACGTGCACGGGATCGAGGCCGCCGTCCACGAGCTCGACCCCGCGCCCACCGCCCGCGCGCAGGGCGGCATGCTCGACATCCACCAGGAGTCCGGCCAGGCCGCGCTGCGGGCCGCCGACCTGCACGAGGAGTTCCGCGCGCTGATCCACGCCGGCGGCGAGGAGCTGCGGATCCTGGACCGGCACGCCGTGCTGCGGCTGCGGGAGGAGGACACCGGCGACGGCGGGCGACCCGAGGTCGACCGCGGCCGGCTGCGCGCGCTGCTGCTCGCCTCGCTGCCCCAGGGCACCATCCGCTGGGGTGCCAAGGTCACCGCCGCCGTGGGACTGGGCGACGGCCGCCACCGGGTGACCCTCGCCGACGGCAGCGCCTTCAGCACCGACCTGCTGGTCGGCGCCGACGGTGCCTGGTCGAAGATCCGCCCGCTGGTCTCCGACGCCTCGCCGGCCTACACCGGCATATCCCTGGTGGAGCTGGACCTGGTGGACGCCGACACCCGGCACCCGGTCAGCGCGGCCCTGGTCGGCGGCGGCATGTTCTTCGCGCTCGGTGACGGCCGGGGCTTCCTCGCGCACCGCGAACCCGACGGCAGCGTGCACGCCTACACCGCGCTGCGGGCGCCCCGGGGGTGGCACACCGCGATCGACTTCACCGATGCCGAGGCCGCCAAGGCCGCGCTGCTGGAGCACTTCGACGGCTGGGACGAGCGGCTGCGGTCGCTGATCGCCGACGCCGACGGCGCGCTGGTGCCGCGCGAGATCCACGCACTGCCCGTCGGCCACCACTGGCAGCCCACCCCCGGCGTCACCCTGCTCGGCGACGCCGCCCACCTGATGTCCCCCTTCGCCGGCGAGGGCGCCAACCTCGCCATGCTCGACGGCGCCGAACTCGCCGCCGCGATCGCCACTCACCCCGGCGACCCGGCCGCCGCCCTGGCCCGCTACGAGCAGGCGCTCTTCCCGCGCAGCGAGGCCGCCGCCGCC
- a CDS encoding S53 family peptidase: MRTPTSSKARRTTLALTAATGLAIAGLGVGSQAAFAGTATAQQAHHKVTFTRSCAVPQHAGYLACNALRVTGGSTVKTHLVHPAAATGARQANAQADATVSGYGPADIQSAYNLASAAAANGAGETVAIVDAQDDPNAESDLATYRSQFGLPACTSAGGCFSKVDENGGTNYPSPDSGWAGEISLDLDMVSATCPNCNILLVEASSASTQDLGTAVNQAVALGAKFVSNSYGGSESSDEVNADSSYYNHPGVAITASAGDSGYGVEYPAASPYVTAVGGTSLTQDSSARGWSESVWGTSATEGTGSGCSAYETKPTWQTDSGCANRTVADVSAVADPATGVAVYDTYGASGWNVYGGTSASSPIIASVYALAGNPGANTTPAADLYAADPSNLNNVTTGSNGDCGGTYLCTAGPGYNGPTGLGTPNGTGAFSG, translated from the coding sequence TTGCGTACCCCCACGAGTTCGAAGGCCCGGCGTACCACGCTGGCCCTCACCGCCGCGACCGGTCTGGCGATCGCCGGGCTCGGCGTCGGCAGCCAGGCCGCGTTCGCCGGCACGGCCACCGCCCAGCAGGCCCACCACAAGGTGACGTTCACCCGGTCCTGCGCGGTTCCGCAGCACGCGGGCTACCTGGCCTGCAACGCCCTGCGGGTGACCGGCGGAAGCACCGTCAAGACCCACCTCGTGCACCCGGCCGCCGCCACCGGCGCCCGGCAGGCGAACGCCCAGGCCGACGCCACGGTGTCCGGCTACGGCCCGGCCGACATCCAGAGCGCGTACAACCTGGCCAGCGCCGCGGCGGCCAACGGCGCCGGCGAGACGGTGGCGATCGTCGACGCCCAGGACGACCCCAACGCCGAGTCCGACCTGGCCACCTACCGCAGCCAGTTCGGCCTGCCCGCCTGCACCTCCGCCGGCGGCTGCTTCAGCAAGGTGGACGAGAACGGCGGGACCAACTACCCATCCCCCGACTCCGGTTGGGCCGGCGAGATATCGCTGGACCTGGACATGGTCAGCGCCACCTGCCCGAACTGCAACATCCTGCTGGTCGAGGCCAGTTCGGCCAGCACCCAGGACCTGGGCACGGCGGTGAACCAGGCGGTCGCGCTGGGCGCCAAGTTCGTCTCCAACAGCTACGGCGGCTCGGAGTCCTCGGACGAGGTCAACGCCGACAGCTCGTACTACAACCACCCGGGCGTCGCGATCACGGCCTCGGCCGGTGACAGCGGCTACGGCGTGGAGTACCCGGCGGCCTCCCCGTACGTCACCGCCGTCGGCGGGACCTCGCTGACCCAGGACTCCAGCGCCCGCGGCTGGAGCGAGTCGGTCTGGGGCACCAGCGCCACCGAGGGCACCGGCTCGGGCTGCTCCGCCTACGAGACCAAGCCGACCTGGCAGACCGACAGCGGCTGCGCCAACCGCACCGTGGCCGACGTCTCGGCGGTCGCCGACCCGGCCACCGGCGTGGCCGTGTACGACACCTACGGCGCCTCCGGCTGGAACGTCTACGGCGGCACCAGCGCCTCCTCCCCGATCATCGCCAGCGTCTACGCGCTGGCCGGCAACCCCGGCGCGAACACCACGCCGGCCGCCGACCTGTACGCCGCCGACCCGTCCAACCTGAACAACGTCACCACCGGCTCCAACGGTGACTGCGGCGGCACCTACCTGTGCACCGCCGGCCCGGGCTACAACGGCCCGACCGGCCTCGGCACCCCGAACGGCACGGGCGCCTTCAGCGGCTGA
- a CDS encoding TetR/AcrR family transcriptional regulator, which yields MTAAPPPTPRSRRERPAKPALSRDGIVAVAVEVMRAEGLERVTMRRLAQELDTGAASLYVYVRNTAELHAAILDELLGEVDLGPVRATGDWRARLATVLTSYTAVLFEHPGLARSALVARPSGAHYLDLLEALLALLAEGGVPAERAAWAVDVLLQLATASAAEHATRGEADHARTSAEMDALGTALSGADPARHPQLAALGTELLSGTGQDRLAWSLQVLISGILQTPRPDRSDDPERPEEY from the coding sequence ATGACAGCAGCCCCTCCCCCCACCCCCCGCAGCCGCCGCGAGCGCCCGGCGAAGCCCGCGCTGAGCCGGGACGGCATCGTCGCGGTCGCCGTCGAGGTGATGCGGGCCGAAGGCCTGGAGCGGGTCACCATGCGCCGCCTCGCGCAGGAGCTCGACACCGGTGCGGCCTCGCTCTACGTATACGTCCGCAACACCGCCGAGCTGCACGCCGCGATCCTGGACGAGCTGCTCGGCGAGGTCGACCTGGGCCCGGTGCGCGCCACCGGTGACTGGCGCGCGCGGCTGGCGACGGTGCTGACCTCCTACACCGCCGTGCTGTTCGAGCACCCGGGCCTGGCCCGCTCGGCGCTGGTCGCCCGGCCCAGCGGCGCGCACTACCTGGACCTGCTGGAGGCGCTGCTCGCGCTGCTCGCCGAGGGCGGGGTCCCCGCCGAGCGCGCCGCCTGGGCGGTCGACGTGCTGCTGCAGCTCGCCACCGCCAGCGCGGCCGAGCACGCCACCCGGGGCGAGGCGGACCACGCCCGGACCAGCGCCGAGATGGACGCCCTCGGCACCGCGCTGAGCGGCGCCGACCCCGCCCGGCACCCGCAGCTCGCCGCGCTCGGCACCGAACTGCTCTCCGGCACCGGCCAGGACCGCCTCGCCTGGAGCCTCCAGGTGCTGATCAGCGGCATTCTCCAGACACCGCGGCCGGACCGATCCGACGACCCCGAGCGACCCGAGGAGTACTGA
- a CDS encoding ABC transporter ATP-binding protein: MSEHAVRTEQTVTTDTGHQPADAAPTDTAQTDVEPADSEQIRAHFHGDNRRRAGESVSATAMVRRLPQLVRRALALAWQADRTATVLLLCCQLLSGIFGALALYATTGTLGALLVPGPVGAHLRHAAPSLALLTAATALRAVLGITVTSLSTKVAPRINREADLALIAAGCAAELKAYDEPAYAEQWESADRGAATTPDLLSNAQDVIASTVSLVAAAGVLATLHPWLVPFLLLGSVPSGIAAVRTARIHYLAAVTTNEERQALRIYRWFLIDKGRADQVRSDQVTPFMMAKYRQAEARIVAATDQATRKAAMVSLLAALGTGAGSALIWGVLLYLVASGRIDLAAAGAATFALRTASGGVQGMVGNGARLYRTGLYLDDYFRFLDEAGGHRIRRGSVVPAAPELVEIKALSHTYPGEQQEPALREVSMTLRRGEVVAVIGQNGSGKSTLLKHLAGLYLPQSGQISWDGVPVEELDAEGMWRRVARVPQEFARWPLAAAENVHLGQLTEDLMAEVRRAAAHTGFDEVVARLRSGWRTLLAQGWLGGAELSGGGWQRAAVARALYRTTLNPGLLILDEPTSDLDPRAEHKILHALRAFAPERITLLVTHNIANAAVADRVIVLDQGRIVQSGSWAELAAQPDGLFRELLDLQRDRAVPLQRTGSA, translated from the coding sequence GTGTCCGAGCACGCCGTCAGAACCGAGCAGACCGTGACCACCGACACCGGGCACCAGCCCGCCGATGCCGCGCCGACCGACACCGCGCAGACCGACGTCGAGCCCGCCGACAGCGAGCAGATCCGGGCGCACTTCCACGGCGACAACCGCCGCCGGGCCGGCGAGTCGGTCTCCGCCACCGCGATGGTGCGCCGCCTGCCCCAACTCGTCCGCCGCGCCCTCGCCCTGGCCTGGCAGGCCGACCGCACCGCCACCGTGCTGCTGCTCTGCTGCCAACTGCTCTCCGGGATCTTCGGCGCACTGGCGCTGTACGCCACCACCGGCACGCTGGGCGCCCTGCTGGTCCCCGGCCCGGTCGGCGCGCACCTGCGCCACGCCGCCCCGTCGCTGGCACTGCTCACCGCCGCCACCGCGCTGCGCGCGGTGCTCGGCATCACCGTGACCAGCCTGTCGACCAAGGTGGCGCCCCGGATCAACCGGGAGGCGGACCTCGCGCTGATCGCCGCCGGCTGCGCCGCCGAACTCAAGGCGTACGACGAACCGGCCTACGCCGAGCAGTGGGAGTCCGCCGACCGGGGCGCGGCCACCACCCCTGACCTGCTCTCCAATGCCCAGGACGTGATCGCCTCCACGGTCTCGCTGGTCGCGGCGGCCGGGGTGCTGGCCACCCTGCACCCCTGGCTGGTCCCGTTCCTGCTGCTCGGCTCGGTGCCGTCCGGCATCGCCGCCGTGCGCACCGCCCGGATCCACTACCTGGCCGCCGTCACCACCAACGAGGAGCGGCAGGCGCTGCGGATCTACCGCTGGTTCCTGATCGACAAGGGCCGTGCCGACCAGGTCAGGTCCGACCAGGTCACCCCGTTCATGATGGCCAAGTACCGGCAGGCCGAGGCCAGGATCGTCGCGGCCACCGACCAGGCCACCCGGAAGGCGGCGATGGTCTCGCTGCTGGCCGCGCTCGGCACCGGCGCGGGGAGCGCGCTGATCTGGGGCGTGCTGCTCTACCTGGTCGCCAGCGGCCGGATCGACCTGGCCGCCGCCGGTGCCGCCACCTTCGCGCTGCGCACGGCGTCCGGCGGTGTGCAGGGCATGGTGGGCAACGGCGCCCGGCTCTACCGCACCGGCCTCTACCTGGACGACTACTTCAGGTTCCTGGACGAGGCCGGGGGTCACCGGATCCGGCGCGGCTCGGTGGTCCCCGCAGCGCCCGAGCTGGTCGAGATCAAGGCGCTCTCCCACACCTACCCGGGCGAGCAGCAGGAACCCGCGCTGCGCGAGGTCAGCATGACGCTGCGGCGCGGCGAGGTGGTCGCCGTGATCGGGCAGAACGGCAGCGGCAAGTCCACCCTGCTCAAGCACCTGGCCGGGCTCTACCTGCCGCAGAGCGGGCAGATCAGCTGGGACGGCGTGCCGGTCGAGGAGCTGGACGCCGAGGGCATGTGGCGCCGGGTCGCCCGGGTGCCGCAGGAGTTCGCCCGCTGGCCGCTGGCCGCCGCCGAGAACGTGCACCTGGGCCAGCTCACCGAGGACCTGATGGCCGAGGTGCGCCGGGCGGCGGCGCACACCGGCTTCGACGAAGTGGTGGCCCGGCTGCGCTCCGGCTGGCGGACGCTGCTCGCGCAGGGCTGGCTGGGCGGCGCCGAGCTGTCCGGCGGCGGCTGGCAGCGCGCGGCGGTGGCCCGCGCCCTCTACCGCACCACGCTCAACCCCGGCCTGCTGATCCTGGACGAGCCGACCTCCGACCTCGACCCCCGGGCCGAGCACAAGATCCTGCACGCGCTGCGCGCCTTCGCCCCCGAGCGGATCACGCTGCTGGTCACCCACAACATCGCGAACGCGGCGGTGGCGGACCGGGTGATCGTGCTGGACCAGGGCCGGATCGTGCAGAGCGGCAGCTGGGCGGAGCTGGCCGCGCAGCCGGACGGCCTCTTCCGCGAACTGCTGGACCTGCAGCGCGACCGCGCCGTCCCCCTCCAGCGGACCGGCAGCGCGTAG
- a CDS encoding FAD-dependent monooxygenase yields MENTDILISGASIAGPALAYWLRKAGHNVTVVERAPAPRPGGQTVDLRGAAREVIARMGLMDQARAITVQQRGLALVDATGRLTARMTEDSFGGEGIISEIEILRGDLGQLLYEATLPRVEYLFDDTITGLVQDEDGVSVTFEKAAARRFGLVVGADGLHSTVRTLAFGPADDHVRPLGFYNAWFTAESDLDLDGWFQMFNAPGGLVASARPGRLPGEIKASLGFRSAALAYDRRDTAAQRELVAQRFAGVGWEVPRLLAGMRTATDFSFDSVGQVHLASWSHGRVVLLGDAGWCPTPITGLGTSLALVGAYILAGELGKAAGNHRTAFRAYEQLMRPYVTQAQQLPPGGVNSYAPTGALAIRLRAMSMRSMSRWPMSKLLAAQAEKAGDIKLPTYGQSAAR; encoded by the coding sequence ATGGAGAACACCGACATCCTCATCTCCGGCGCCAGCATCGCCGGCCCCGCCCTGGCGTACTGGCTACGCAAGGCCGGACACAACGTCACCGTGGTCGAGCGCGCCCCGGCGCCCCGGCCGGGCGGCCAGACGGTGGACCTGCGCGGCGCCGCCCGGGAGGTGATCGCCCGGATGGGGCTGATGGACCAGGCGCGGGCCATCACGGTCCAGCAGCGCGGCCTGGCCCTGGTCGACGCCACCGGGCGACTCACCGCGCGGATGACGGAGGACAGCTTCGGCGGCGAGGGGATCATCTCCGAGATCGAGATCCTCCGCGGCGACCTTGGCCAGCTGCTGTACGAGGCCACCCTGCCGAGGGTCGAGTACCTCTTCGACGACACCATCACCGGCCTGGTCCAGGACGAGGACGGCGTCAGCGTCACCTTCGAGAAGGCCGCCGCCCGGCGGTTCGGCCTGGTCGTCGGCGCGGACGGGCTGCACTCGACGGTCCGCACGCTGGCCTTCGGGCCGGCCGACGACCACGTCCGCCCGCTGGGCTTCTACAACGCCTGGTTCACCGCCGAGTCGGACCTGGACCTGGACGGCTGGTTCCAGATGTTCAACGCACCGGGTGGCCTGGTCGCCTCCGCCCGGCCCGGCCGCCTGCCGGGCGAGATCAAGGCGAGCCTCGGCTTCCGGTCGGCGGCGCTCGCCTACGACCGCCGCGACACCGCCGCGCAGCGGGAGCTGGTGGCGCAGCGCTTCGCCGGCGTCGGCTGGGAGGTGCCGCGACTGCTGGCCGGGATGCGGACCGCCACCGACTTCTCCTTCGACTCGGTGGGCCAGGTGCACCTGGCCAGCTGGTCGCACGGCCGGGTGGTCCTGCTCGGCGACGCCGGCTGGTGTCCGACCCCGATCACCGGACTGGGCACCAGCCTGGCCCTGGTCGGTGCCTACATCCTGGCCGGCGAACTCGGCAAGGCCGCCGGGAACCACCGCACCGCCTTCCGCGCGTACGAGCAGCTGATGCGCCCGTACGTCACCCAGGCGCAGCAGCTCCCGCCGGGCGGCGTCAACAGCTACGCGCCCACCGGTGCGCTGGCCATCCGGCTGCGCGCCATGTCGATGCGCTCGATGAGCCGCTGGCCGATGAGCAAGCTGCTCGCCGCGCAGGCCGAGAAGGCGGGGGACATCAAGCTGCCGACCTACGGGCAGTCGGCGGCGCGGTAG
- a CDS encoding SSI family serine proteinase inhibitor has translation MRTRSVLMAVVGALAGATLVAGSALPAAAQTSPAAPAGPDLLILSVTAAAQNTTTPDQTVTLDCGGAQPAGDHPDAPGACADLVGAQGDFAALTPSHVFCPDLYLPVTATAVGFWGGQPVMYQQTFTNECSLQRATGRVFAF, from the coding sequence ATGCGTACTCGCAGTGTCCTCATGGCAGTTGTCGGCGCCCTCGCCGGTGCCACGCTGGTGGCCGGCAGCGCGCTGCCCGCCGCCGCGCAGACCAGCCCCGCCGCCCCGGCCGGCCCCGACCTGCTGATCCTCTCGGTGACGGCGGCCGCCCAGAACACCACCACACCGGACCAGACCGTGACGCTCGACTGCGGCGGCGCGCAGCCCGCCGGGGACCACCCCGACGCGCCGGGCGCCTGTGCGGACCTGGTGGGCGCGCAGGGCGACTTCGCCGCCCTGACGCCGTCCCACGTGTTCTGTCCCGATCTCTACCTGCCGGTGACCGCCACCGCCGTGGGCTTCTGGGGCGGTCAACCCGTCATGTACCAGCAGACGTTCACCAACGAGTGCTCGTTGCAGCGGGCGACCGGGCGGGTCTTCGCGTTCTGA
- a CDS encoding GlsB/YeaQ/YmgE family stress response membrane protein: protein MSISVGNSGGVVFQIIWILIIGLVLGGLARLILRGPQAIPLWLTVVLGALGALLGNAVAGWIGVRHTSGIDWIRHILQIGFAVLLVAVVSPAWGRRKVGR from the coding sequence GTGTCCATCTCCGTTGGCAACTCGGGAGGCGTCGTGTTCCAGATCATCTGGATCCTCATCATCGGCCTCGTGCTCGGCGGCCTGGCCCGGCTGATCCTGCGCGGCCCGCAGGCGATTCCGCTCTGGCTCACCGTCGTGCTCGGCGCGCTCGGCGCACTGCTCGGCAACGCGGTGGCCGGCTGGATCGGGGTGCGGCACACCTCGGGGATCGACTGGATCCGCCACATCCTGCAGATCGGTTTCGCGGTGCTGCTGGTCGCCGTGGTCAGCCCGGCCTGGGGGCGGCGCAAAGTCGGCCGGTAG